A segment of the Polyodon spathula isolate WHYD16114869_AA chromosome 1, ASM1765450v1, whole genome shotgun sequence genome:
agttggctaaatgttctgtgttattatattacttaaaagacacccttatccagggcaacatACAATTGTTACacgatatcacattattttgtacatacaattacccatttatacagtataaataactaaacagcagctgcacaagctggttgcttgtgTGCCTTGCAGTGAAAGAAACattcctgtatgtttgctgccgacgcacttaatttcgatactatactatcgaagacgtaatatctcagccgtccaatcaccaatcttttttcataaccatgacaacagtACTGAAGTGGGTGGGACGGACATATTTTTTGAACCATgaggatgagctagactcgcCGCACTGGATTATAGTCTGATAcggtttggcatgaaatgtttttaattgtcaatcgctccataactgggtgggcccaggccccaCAGGCCCAAGCGTGGCGCCGCCCTTGGTTAGAGAATGTATAAGGATTAAGCAGAATATCACcatgcctttatttttttttagcattgcctttattttttctctcttacTCAACAGGCAAACATGAAGACTGCGATATTTTTCCTAAGAATCCAGTCGTGGAAATGGGATCAGATCTGTTTCTAACCTTTGCGAAATCGATTGGCATTCCATGCTTGACATACGATCCTAGAAAGATAATCTGGAAACTGAATGGAAAAAAGATCCCAGAAGAGCACTATAGTTTCACGAATTCAACTGGTGCCAGTGTTGTCATTAGAAATGTTTCACACCCTACAGGAGATGTGTCATGTAATTTACGTGTAGCCGGGAAAGACATTCTTATTGCAGTTACCGATGTGAAAGCTGGATGTAAGTAGTTTggcataatttaaaaatgtcattaactACTTTCTTTAGAGCTTCTTTGAGTAAAAGCTGTTATGTAATGCACTTCTCTTACGGATTCTGGCCCCAGCAGATGAGACAAGGTCACGGTTATCTTTACTGATGTATTCAGTGTTGTTAATTAgctttgtgtatcattttctaTTGCATTCTTCTCATCCTGGTGACTTTTCAACACTCGGATGTTTAAAGCACTCCTGTGGCCTAAATTGAGCTCCTCAAACATCATCTCTAATTACAGCTGGTACACTAATTGTCACTCCGCTCCCATTGAATggaagaaataccacatttgttctgtgttccatttcttactgatgtattccTTACATCACCAGGGAAGGGTGTTAATGGCTACACTGGTGTACCAGGTTCCCTTAGAAATTAGACATGCTTGAGAGACTCCAACAATGCTGAGGTTCTGACTGATCAATGAATGTTAAAATAAGCATGGTTGAGTCTTTTTTGTAACTCTTAAGAAAATCTGCTTTGCTGCAAGATCACTCAGCATCCAAGAATTAAACATGTCAATAGCCTCTCTCTTGTCTTTGTACAGTTCCTCCAGAAAAGCCCCAAAATATTTCCTGCATCCAGTTTTATAAGAAGAATGTTGCTTGTAGCTGGGACCCTGGAAGAAATACCTTCTTGGAAACTGAGTTTAATGTTACATACACGTTTGGATAGTAAGTGGTTGagataaaaactaaaaagtaTTTAAAGTGGAGGCATTGAAAACATTGCACTGATCTTTTAAAGGCGAAGGAAAACTAACcgcatgttgtttgtttgtgtgtgtgcttgttctGTAAGTGTTGGTTAAGGTAACCTTTTTCACATTGCTGATGCCTGGGATTGTTTGAGATACTTCATGCTATAGATGCAATTCAtagtacattacattatttttgatgGGATGGGGTATTGAACTGGTTTTAAACTTATTTGATGTGTgctttttttgtgtcattttttaatacagtataatactgtatatgtgtgcatCACTGACTAAGTTATGCAGCTAAGAAACCTTTTActattttaactttctttttcaGTGATTTCAGTGAGATACTTTTTTAtacaacaaaacagcacacatacCAGTTTGAGGATGGGCATTTGCAATTGTATGCTCCCCTCAACGTAACCGTAAAAGCGGAAAATGCCTTGGGCGACGCATTCTCTGATGTTCTGCACGTATTTGGAGTTGATATAGGTAATTTTATAATCTCTGAACAAGTCCAGTGGATGAATGGGCCTTGGATGTGGTAGAAAACATAAGACTAGTCTGAGGCTAGTGTAAGCTGTTAGACTTGTTACAGTGGGGGGTTGTCCAAATTGCATCACACATGTTTTAAACAGGACCATTTCCTCTAGAAATACAGGAACTAGAAGACACATCATGAGACAGTGTTTCGCAAGCCCTGTAATTAATAGTGTATTTTTTAGAGTAAGGTCTATAGTAGTTTGAAGCTAgctatttgcttttaaaatgggtAGAAGCATAATGTGTGGTGCATCAGACTTAAATATCCATACTGCAACTACTGAGAGGTCTTCATGTTTAACCAATATGTATACCAAGCAAGACATGGAATCCACACAGTGAGCAGCTGTATTGACCACAACGGAGACATTTACACACCACCTCTGTTAGTAATCCCTGCACACATTAAGCAAACATGCCATTGTACCGTAATTCCCagaaattaaaacataaacagCAGACATGTGCCCACAAGAAAAatttctggaagaaaaaaaaatctgtggtttTGATGAGTTTTGTTACGTGACCTTTGTCTTgtgcttatttaattttttaatgatctaatcaaTATCTTTGGATATTTTACAGTGTGAAGTTTATACTTGCCATTAGACGTGCATGTCCTTTCTGTCTTTTAGTGAAACTGGAGCCACCTGTGATTAGTTTGGAAAATCCCACCTTGAGGAGCAGCATTAGAGTAAACTGGAGAAGGCCAAAGGCACCACGTAGTTTAGGATTGAATTGTGAAGTCCAGCACCAAGAGACGGGTTCAAACAAATGGGTACGTTTTTCCtttatttggtttttattttggttttatttggcacttttttttttttttttttttttttttttttttttacacaaacaccCTCAAATTACTTCATCATGCTGAGCGtccttcctctcttcacacaACGAAGCAAAATGGCggacaacagaaaacaaattacaaCATGTACTACAAAACAATGATGctggaaaattgtcaaaaaaaactttgctttcagtgttttctgagttACTCAAATCCAACTCGACGATGTAAATATATATGACGTTCTCAAAATCAACTGACTCCTCCAAGAATTGTATGCCCCAGTGAGAAACTCAGACAGACAGTTTTATACCAAATGAACATTTATAACTGTGGtatggacttcaaaaacattaatttcttgactgattcataaaacaaatctgGACTGCAGACCTTGGCTCATAGTGGGAAGCTAAAGGCCCTCGGGAAGAATTTACCTCCAAGGGACAATGCCCTCAGCCTGAGGCTTCTGGCATTATACaatagtctctggctaagagaacacccctcgggaagcaagtggTATTGTCTTAGgtaaagtgttctctaagacggagttgaccaccaaCACAATATGAGtcaatcattaaataaatatgtattacttatcATGACGCACatacatcaacatatgaaatgaactgaataagtaagagaaaagcaataggcaagtgtatgttaataaactataataataaagtaacagacaaactaacattaataaactaactgtccaagtaaattaacacagcacccctacacacgttaaaaaacacagcagcagctctagattaattcaAGACACGCCTATCTCCCTGCCTTCCGCTGCCTcttcctcaagacccacctgtttagactgcacttgtagagctcttgatctacccctactatgcactggactagCTCGACCTATGCATCACGTTACTGGATCATCAGCTAATGCACGATCCTTGCACTATTGTGCTACCagtatgtcattgtagatataacttgtaatcctaacttgttgaatcttatttcatattgtattttagtagtattatttgcacttactataaactatactgtatttaaatattaatcttgcattgtaactcTGTACTGCCCCTTAACACCTATAAGTCGCCttgaataaaggcatctgcctaataaaaaaattaattcatttaaaaaatgtaaaaaaaaaatatgaaagtgaGGCAAACAAACAATAGCTTTATTTACAAAGTATGGAACTAAgaatcagaaaataaatgtttgctgtaacatgttcCTGTATGAATTTGTATGGATTTAATTTGCTATAACCTATTTAACGTATATTTTGAAAAGTAAGTTGACTTATATGTTGtacttgttttgatttttaagaGTGTGTCTGCTATCAACATGAGtctaaaaaaagaagaatcttTTGATATAACAAATCTAAAGCCCTTTACCAACTACACTGTGTCAGTTCGCTGTATTGGAGATGAAATGCAAATCCATTGGAGCGACTGGAGTCCTAAGATTACTGCTATTTCACATGGAGACGGTGAGGAAAATACATTTGGAACGACATTTTATAAACACAATCCTCTACTGATGCATAagcagtattgtattgtactttgcTGTACAAAGGCAAATCCACTTCATCTAAAGTAGGCTACTGCAGGCACtattttttgtaatacaataTTACAGTAATTGACTGTTAATGCAAGATACATTaaatgattagcttaattaattcTGCAATTCATAATCCTCTTATTTAATTCTATAAACTTCTTCAATATAGTTTCACAAATAAATAAGCTAAAGagtgtttaattaaaacaggcatttaatgaattattacattttatttacagagaAGTTACAGTATTCAATGATCAAAATGAAATTCTAATAAATTGGtccaaaaaaagatatataatatgGCAGAGCGGCTCTCTGCCTGGAAGCAATGTGTTGGGggattggcagggatagggttaaattctATCCCTGCACAGCCACAggtgtaattattttttgttaaagttaATTGATGTCACCTGCCTGTAGCAGGCAGCTATATAAACCAGGCAAAAcgtttgttcagggcagtcttCAGTCTGTGTGAAGAGAGGCTGTCATGGTAAAAAGGCCTGTGTGTTGGTTAAAGTTAGTGtgtcagttgttttgtttgtgttgtactgtttATGTTTGGtggctggtaaacagcttagctgtccagttttgTTGGTGTAGGGACTGTGAAAAGTTTTAGTTTGCACTCTGTGTGAgtcaggtttttgttttgatttacctttatatatatatatatatatatatatatatatatatatatatatatatatatatatatatatatatatatatatatatatatatatgcacctgtCGTCTCTGTACTTCGTGAAGTTCTAATCACTGCTTTCTGCGCATGCACCATCTCAAGTACTGTGTTTCTGTCACAATTATGATGTGAACTACCTATTATTGCAAATGCCAGAAAGTAAAGGCAGTGTaagtaattcaattaaaatagcaTTTGAAGCGACTTACTTTTTAATGTTATATGCCAGTTGCATAGCCACTATTAGGAGTGCACTGGTTTTGAATCCTGGTCTTTGTTTTTGAGGAGCAATGATCTCTGTGCTCCCATGGGTTGTAGGGAGGAGCATTGTTGTGACTTAGTTTACCTTCAACCAAGGATTCTACAATATTCTGATATTTATGGTATTTTATTATACTAACATTACCTGGTAACGTAGAGTACATTTAGAAACCATACTATTGCAATGGTTGGTATTCCAAAATGTCATTGATCCCCACCTGCACTTATAAAGATAGGTGGTTATTTGatctcatgttttgtttttttaagctaaGGGTAGTGGAAGTGATAATGTAACGTGACACTTTCTGGTCATGTGAGGCTTTCATGTCACATGGTATTCTGTGATGTAACCACAGctatgttcagtttgtttttataacaatttttctcccattttttttttctgggggggggggggtgttgttcCATTGCACATTTAAAGAACTGCTTGACCAGCAGGTAAAAGTTGTACCAAATGTCTTGAATGGTAATATAATTCCCCTGGTgccctaagccctccctacccgggtagcgttcggccaattgtgcactgcccgctaggaactcccggtcaaggtcggctgtgacatagcctgacTTCGAACCTGagatctccaggctgtagggcacatcctgcattctgcacagagcgcctttactggatctgccactcgggagcccttgagtggttttcttattattataaaTTGAAACAGAAAGCTTTTCTTTATAGTCAGAAGAAAATTCAGTAAATTACTTACAATTGCTGTACAGTAAACAATGTATGACTTATTTGCTGTTCCACTATGCAGTGATATATTATCTTTTCACTGTGGTGactcttttgttttttgttattctcATTATTTCTTCCTGTTACCAGTGCCTTCAGAAAAGCCAGACCTTTGGAGACAAATAAATGCTCCAGATGGAGAAGGAAACAGGATAGTTCAACTCTTGTGGAAGGTACGTTCTTTAAGAAACAGTTTGCAGTCAACTGCATTAGGATTAATAgttgtgctataaaaaaaaactcagctaAATCTTTTGAAAACCATCTGTATCTATCCAGCTTGTGTCCgctaaaaaacatgaaaacaaagtaGTGTATTTAACAAAGAGAAACACTGAACATGATGATGAAGTTAAAAAGCATGTCACGTCAAAGCATCAGTGCCAAGTGTGTTTAGATTAAGTTGCTTTCAGACCAAAGTTGTCAATCCTGAAATGCTACTTACTGAAAATGttttcacagtacaaagtatcatattacaAAATGTCACAGTGTAAAGTAttgcatttcagaatatcacattacagacagTTTTACAGATTGAAAGATGAATTATTACAATATACTGAACTTCACAAGCACACATTTACCATCCCTTATTGGATTACTCTTACAGTTTACCAAAGAATACAGTTGTTGTCCAATAATGAAACTTGAATCTATGCCTGACTGCccacaatagatttttttttccaatacaaGTTTATGACAGAGGTACTTGTTTTAAGCAACCACACATGCTCATTCTCTGTGGTGACATGCAATGCTTTAAACTTGCATCCATTTGTAAATATATAGGTTGCATTTACAAAGGACGCACTTTTATTATGCATTAATCATGttgtaattaaatgttaaatttacaggttcaattctattttaaaaacaaatatatgatGTGTTTCCTGTTTTTGCTGTAACGGCGATCTCACAGGGTATGACAGTCCGAACCGGTTGGGACGGGTCCCTGTTCAGATTAGTGGTTTGAtcatactgtttgttttatgcattcattttagtcaaaaatgttaaataaaaaatgcagaaactgcTGTCAATGTTTTACACTTGTGTCAGTGCATTATAGTATCACAATGTGGTTCTTGCAGCTGCTATCAGCATGCATTCTGTTATGATAGTCTAGTTCTGATTACGGTAAGTTTTGACTACTGGCGCTCAGGTTAGCAAATCTGATTTATTCTGTGAAGTTAAACAGACATTTGGAGGGAGGAGACTGAACAGGTGTAAAACAGGTTTGTGTAAAATCCTCTGAATTTCTCCAGGCcctgtgtatatactgtagtacacaaaTATTAATGAGCAAGTCTCTCTTGTACTTTAACTTTTATTGCAAGAGCAGAGTGTAATTAATCCCTGTTTCTCCTGGTTTTAAGCCTAAAAGTGAAATTTATTTTGCCAAAATAATTCACAGAATTATTCAAGGAACCATATGCAAGAATTGGGTGTCCTTGTGAACGAGGTACTTGGACTAATCCTGGAGAAGTAACttctaataaataaatccataaataatTATGTGTTTAATCTGTATACAGGCATTACAAATATCCACTTCAAGTAATGGCATGTTTTGGTTCAGAGTGCAGTGCAAATCAAAGAGCAAACCCTGGCAAGACCTGGTTTTTAATACGACCAGTATGAAGGCAGCACTGAATCTCACAAAGGAAGCCTTTGAAATAAGTGTGGTTGCTTTCAACTCTTTTGGTGACTCTCCCAAGGCCGTACTGGTAGTTCCTGCAGTAGGTGAAAAAGGTAGTtctgacttattttttattttatttgtatattcattttaaacctgTGCTAACCAATGTTTTGAAACCTTTCACATTGAATAAGTGCAGTTCTTGGGATTCAATAATACACAGACAACTTATCATGACTCAGTTTGTCATTTGGGGAATATTACTACTGTGCTGGTGTAACAGggacttttcttttttcaggtctccAACAAGTGAAAGAAGTGGAGGCTTTTTCTTATAAGGATCTCATATGGGTCAAATGGAAGACCCCTGATGTGCCAGTAAATACTTACGTAATTGACTGGTGCATGGATGACGAGACCTGTGAAATAGACTGGCAATATATTAATACAACCAGTGTGTCCCTGAGTGGTAAGACTGGAGTATTTTAATAGggtattttaagatatttcatcAGGATAAATTATTAAAATCATAATCTTATTCTGAAAGACTGTTAATATTTCTGGGAAAGGCTTTGTAAGATCATCATAATTCCATCAGCATCCTAAGTTGACGCTTACAAGTCTTCAACTACTGCATTAGAGACACATCTGGGGGTGGGGTATTGGAGTAACACATTATTATACTGTACCTGCGTGTCCTAATGTGTAACTTTTCCACTAATAAGTACCTAGATGCAATTGTAATGTtagtctgttttaaaaacaaaagcttacAACCAAATTACAGTACGCTACAATATTGTTCAATCTAAAGGAAAGCACTTGGTTTAGTGAGTAATACACATGAAGAGGTGCAGTGCCAACGCGGGGCGAGTGGGACTGTAATGTGTAATTGGGCACTGTGATTGCAGACATAACCTGATAGCAGGCACAAGAGCAGCAGACTCAGCCTTGAACACAACCTGTACCAGACTAAAATACTGAATTCACTACAGTGTATCCTTCTTGGCACTGCCAGTTCGACCCTGTATTTCAATTTTGCACCCATCAGCTACAATGTGGCAATAGTCTCATGTATTCAAGTTTTCTGATTGGTGTGTgtaagttcttttttttaaatgtataaatgatttatttcctgttttaattcAGTATTTCGCTCTGTAGGTGCATTTGGTCCATGCAAGCGTTATAACATTACAGTTTATGCTCTGTTTGATGGAAAGCCAGGATTGCCGGTGACAGTGCAGACATACCTGAAGGAAGCAGGTATGTTAGAATCGACACGGGCTAACattgagtttaaaaaagaaagaaatagcttgagcaaaataatgtattcttgtttcttttttcactcaGCGCCAGGACCAGTTTCTGATGTGCAGGCATTTAATGTACAACAAACCACAGCAACAATAAAGTGGAGAGAAATCCCCAAGAATGAACGCCACGGATTCATCACAAACTACACTATATTTTACAAAGATGACAAAGGACTAGAGTCCTGTAAGTTCAGATTGTTTCCCTGTTCATTTTATagaccacccccccacccccccccccccccattctgtcACAACAATCAATTTCCAAAGTTTGATAGGTGTGCTGCAGCAGTATGACAAATTATCTTTGCTGTCACCATACATAAGGTGTACAAGTTTTATGGTACTTAATCATCCGTAAAACAATATAAAGTAGAATCAGAAATTGTATGTTAAACAATAGCTGTCCAGGCTAGTTGATAGGCCACTGTCATGCTTTATGCACTATATGGTTAAAGCTTGCCCTGCTAATGGGACCCCTGCACTCTTTCATACCTGTTGAACGTACCTGTACTTCAATTCAAGCATCCCAAAACACCAGGCAGCATTGGGTCTTCTCTGAGCAATCCATCATTGCATCTTGAGTCAACATAGTGTCTGGCACTCCAGCAACAAGGTGGACAGGATAAATAAACAGAATCGGTACAATCAGCCACCTGTTTTCTTTGGAGTGGGTTGGGGATTTATTTCATGCAAATGGAAAATGAGGGAAACCATGCAATTAAATGGTTCCACTCATGCAGGTGCTGTCTTGATGTGAAACTCTCCTGCCATCCATGCCAGGACTCAGGCTCTACTAATTGTGATGAATTTATCCTACAGCAACTCTGTAGTGGTTGGTGATGTGGACTCTATCCACTGGGAGATCCCTAAACTCTGTGTTGTGAAACTCACGTAACAAGTAGTGTTACTTGGCCTCTTTTATTCCGATATCTTCGCCTCACTATGTTGtctcctgtagttttttttaaaaaatgtctttaatgattgttcttttttttctttattagatGTAACAGTGAACAGCAGTGTCTTGGAGTATTTGCTAGATTCTCTGCAGCCCAACACAAAGTACATTGTTCATGTAATGGCTAGTACTAAAGCGGGAGGGACAAACAGCTCTGAAACTTTCTTTACAACGGTCAGATATAGTAAGTATTAACTGTCCAAATAACATCTTTGTATTGTAGAGTAAATTACAGATTAGAagcttaagaaaataaataaaaaggtgtcGCAGCACTGCAGATGCAGAACAGTAACTCAGTGGCTGCAAGCATTTCAGGTTTGTGTATCAGAACTCTCCACTGAGATGCAGCAAAGCACCAGTTTTAATGAAATAATGATAATGTGCAGGGTAAGCTCATGAAGTGAAATGGATTCCACATACTGGGGCAACAATTCACCAATTTTTTTTAGACATCCATTGCACAGCCAGCAGAGAACACTATCTTCAGCACAGATCCTGACGCCGACTTCATGAATTACAAATACTTTTCTTTGGTTGGAAAGGTATACACAGATGGCATGTACTGCAGCTATAATTCTGAGGTCATTTCTTTCACTGGTTTAAATGCTGCTTCTTGTCAACATGAACCTTGACTCACATGAAGCTTTAAGAGTAGGCTAGATGCTCATAACCTTGAGGGTGCTGTTCATCTGAAAATTCAGTAAGAATACACACGAGGCAGCTTTTCCATCTCGTTTCACATGCATTCTTATAAAAGAAATGGCTATTTCTGTTTTGCAGGTCTCCCTTTTATTAAATACACCTCTCTGGCTGCTGGACTGGTTGTCGTCGTGATCATCGTTTTAGGAATTTTTACCTTTACTGCGTAAGAAAAAGTTTGATTATACATATTGCAACTTTTTACggtgaaattcaaataaaacagaattgtatGGTGGTTATTTATGCCCAtgtgaaaatattaaataattgaCGTCCTGAGTGAGCCACCCTGGAATTTGATTTTGACTATCATGCAATTCTTCACTTTCtattagctttgttttgtataaCTATTGTTTCAGAGCCCACTGTCTACTGAGTTGCGTATGATCTGACATGTATCCTAGCCTTTCAAAAGCTCCCATTGCTTGACTTAAACATGTGTTCCACTTcacttataaaaatgtaccatagtaaaagcatagcaaagtgtagtaaaacataATGCAAGCATGGAAAAGCAATGGTAAGCCTTGTAAAGCCCAGAgtgttaaaacatataaaataaaccatgttgAGCCAAACAATGGTACATGCGTAGTAGAAACATGGGAAGAGCATCAgttgcaaaatgactgtgcaaatgtATCATTGTTAACATTTCTACAGGTTTGTAATGGTGAAGAGGACACTATTTAaaaaatttctttttttcactgcagGGTGAAAAAATATCTGCTTCCTGAAATACCAGATCCTGCACATAGCAGTATAAGTAAAATGTCACTGGAGAAAATGTTTACGGTATatacatttaatgttttaaagcCAGGGGAAAGAATTAGCTTCTAGAGATACTTTGAATCCAACAGCAATAATAAACATGATTCAGAAAGCCTCTGTTACATGTATCGTCGTTGTAAAAAGATTTCGGACTGAAACCAAAAGGAAGTAAAGGTAGGATTTTTTGTAAGCATATACAGTTgtattcaaaagtttacataccccaacgaaaatgtatacatttctcaATCAAAATAATTATGGAAAAATCTtaagaaaaagttacaagaaatagatgtctacagttatttatttcagcaatttttgttgcaaaactcaaaaaacgcttttgttttgatgtgtgtgattgttttgatgtgtgctttggatcattgtctggaacgtccagttgcactttaaatcaagctttgtagcggagggtttcagatgattggccaatatcttttggtatgctatggaatccattttaccatgtattggaactaaatgtcctgtgcccaatagaaggatattaccatgtccatgcttgacagtaggtatggtgttcttttctttgtacacctcaccaaactttctccaaacataacgactatcggCATGATCAAATAGCTCCATTTCAGTTTcgtcactccacaaaacctttgaccagaactcacatccatcattcaaatgctgttttgcaaactttaagcgattgtccttgggacgttttcctaagagtggttTTTTCCTTGGACTGCGAccccattgagaccttcaccatgcaatactcgacctgtggttgaaatggaaaccccagtcccacttgcagccagttcactttgaatatctttgtcagtcagtctcagattgttattaaccttcctcacaattcttctacttgtttttggtgaaagaaccttcttccttccagaccgagggagcgttgtgacagtaccatgagtcttgtacttcttagTAATCGAAACAGTAGTTGAAGttgggatactcagatgcttgaaaatcttcttgtatccttctccagctttatggcaataaataattttctgcctaaggtcttcagatagttctttactttttcccatattgacttattggtaatgacagcaatcatcttatgcctaacccttttatatgtTCAAAGAATGTTCACctgcaatccagcattttctaga
Coding sequences within it:
- the LOC121316723 gene encoding interleukin-31 receptor subunit alpha-like isoform X1, yielding MVRMDGSLRTMLIIVYLVAVVIFMVPCQSKHEDCDIFPKNPVVEMGSDLFLTFAKSIGIPCLTYDPRKIIWKLNGKKIPEEHYSFTNSTGASVVIRNVSHPTGDVSCNLRVAGKDILIAVTDVKAGFPPEKPQNISCIQFYKKNVACSWDPGRNTFLETEFNVTYTFGYDFSEILFYTTKQHTYQFEDGHLQLYAPLNVTVKAENALGDAFSDVLHVFGVDIVKLEPPVISLENPTLRSSIRVNWRRPKAPRSLGLNCEVQHQETGSNKWSVSAINMSLKKEESFDITNLKPFTNYTVSVRCIGDEMQIHWSDWSPKITAISHGDVPSEKPDLWRQINAPDGEGNRIVQLLWKALQISTSSNGMFWFRVQCKSKSKPWQDLVFNTTSMKAALNLTKEAFEISVVAFNSFGDSPKAVLVVPAVGEKGLQQVKEVEAFSYKDLIWVKWKTPDVPVNTYVIDWCMDDETCEIDWQYINTTSVSLSGAFGPCKRYNITVYALFDGKPGLPVTVQTYLKEAAPGPVSDVQAFNVQQTTATIKWREIPKNERHGFITNYTIFYKDDKGLESYVTVNSSVLEYLLDSLQPNTKYIVHVMASTKAGGTNSSETFFTTVRYSLPFIKYTSLAAGLVVVVIIVLGIFTFTAVKKYLLPEIPDPAHSSISKMSLEKMFTANLNKSKQDGENFVYNLIIVENVSEPPLQRSSLISAESKLLTPINPPRGPSQAQLSLVYYVSGDGYRKQMSAQEMLNRSLSNQPLLSVSSTELQSEPGSPSYSRNEESPMEDISEINVCEETPSVSAYLKNCVKARELVVRENKFDLCEKGTTPEPSVTSNAKQNSAGQAYVTVDLFSHKLSNACNQSSIMEWKENLK
- the LOC121316723 gene encoding interleukin-6 receptor subunit beta-like isoform X2; translated protein: MLIIVYLVAVVIFMVPCQSKHEDCDIFPKNPVVEMGSDLFLTFAKSIGIPCLTYDPRKIIWKLNGKKIPEEHYSFTNSTGASVVIRNVSHPTGDVSCNLRVAGKDILIAVTDVKAGFPPEKPQNISCIQFYKKNVACSWDPGRNTFLETEFNVTYTFGYDFSEILFYTTKQHTYQFEDGHLQLYAPLNVTVKAENALGDAFSDVLHVFGVDIVKLEPPVISLENPTLRSSIRVNWRRPKAPRSLGLNCEVQHQETGSNKWSVSAINMSLKKEESFDITNLKPFTNYTVSVRCIGDEMQIHWSDWSPKITAISHGDVPSEKPDLWRQINAPDGEGNRIVQLLWKALQISTSSNGMFWFRVQCKSKSKPWQDLVFNTTSMKAALNLTKEAFEISVVAFNSFGDSPKAVLVVPAVGEKGLQQVKEVEAFSYKDLIWVKWKTPDVPVNTYVIDWCMDDETCEIDWQYINTTSVSLSGAFGPCKRYNITVYALFDGKPGLPVTVQTYLKEAAPGPVSDVQAFNVQQTTATIKWREIPKNERHGFITNYTIFYKDDKGLESYVTVNSSVLEYLLDSLQPNTKYIVHVMASTKAGGTNSSETFFTTVRYSLPFIKYTSLAAGLVVVVIIVLGIFTFTAVKKYLLPEIPDPAHSSISKMSLEKMFTANLNKSKQDGENFVYNLIIVENVSEPPLQRSSLISAESKLLTPINPPRGPSQAQLSLVYYVSGDGYRKQMSAQEMLNRSLSNQPLLSVSSTELQSEPGSPSYSRNEESPMEDISEINVCEETPSVSAYLKNCVKARELVVRENKFDLCEKGTTPEPSVTSNAKQNSAGQAYVTVDLFSHKLSNACNQSSIMEWKENLK